Genomic segment of Pochonia chlamydosporia 170 chromosome 1, whole genome shotgun sequence:
CCGTTCCCAATGACCAGGTAGTTGGGAGAAAGGACATGGATCAGCCATCATGTACTACATACACCACGCGGCAGAAGCAACGCAACATTTGGGGAATTTGGCTTGTGTGAGTGTGTACTTTATGCAAACCCATAATGTATTATTCACAACTAACTTGTGTAACAGAAGGCTTGCATTGACGGTGGCTTAGACCAAACATGGTCTTAAGAGCCTGATTAAGGTTTTTGGTCACAGTGAGTGCTGTGCGGCCGATTTGTCGTTGGTGGACGACTGATGTGTTGACGTGCTGATGTGCGTCAGTCAGTCGGTCAGCTTGAACATCAACTTCTTGGAGCTTGTCGTTGACAATTGATGTGGGAAAAGTGGGCCAGTGCTGCTGCCTGCCCACTTGAGCATTCTGGTGTCCATAATTctcattgtcattgtcaccCTCAATCATGACCATCACCCTCATGGTGGGGGTGGGGAATCCGTGCTTCGACTTGCAGGCATGAAGAATTGATGGTTTGATGGCACAAGACATGGACGGCATGAACAACTTGGCAGTCAGAACGTGCCAGACCACGCCatgccatcattgatgtGCCCCCGCACCACTCTGTACAGAGCCATTGTTTGTCTATCTAGTACACGTTGGCATGTCTCGGTTACAACCTTGAAGGCGCGCAGTCAGTCATGGTATACAAGTGCCGTGTCTTGTGTGTCACTCAAGCTTGCTGCAGGCCGGACCGTTTCTTGACGCAGGCACAATAAGACGGAGGGAGGACTGGGCACCTGGGAACATTGACCATTGACCATTGAAAAGAACGAGGCATGTTGGCGGTCCAGCAGTGGATCAGCGGAGAAACGGCCCGTTGCAATGATTATTAACTTATTATGCCAAGTGTTGAACGCTCTTGGGGAAGTTTGGTCCAGCGGcacaagtctggtgtggtaTGGTTTGGTAcggtctggtgtggtcaaagtcaagggtggtggtgacactGGCGAGTCCAGTCATCTCGGTGTCCGATACCGCCTCCGTCTCCAAGACGCCAGCCGGAACAGACTTTGAAGCGGAATGGCCAAACAGAGCTTGAGCCGAGTTACACGCAGGATTGAATTGGGCACATGTAATTCAGTGAGAAGGGCGTTGGAGTTAATTGGCCTCAACTCGTGTTCCTCGTGTTCTGACATTTTTTCTCTGGTTGTAATGTGTATTTTAGATGTACCCATTTCTGTGTTTTTTAACTTGAAGTTAGTGTTgacaaacaaaccacccCTCACTCTACTTTTCATGCTACTTGTACCTTGACTTGTTGTATGCAACAGACTAGTTTCCAACCCTTCAATTTGTCCAAGGTGCAATCTGGGAAATGgaatgctgttgttgtttACAACGTTGACGGCTTTAATCATCACTCGAAAATTATAATCACCTCACTTTCGTGCAGCCAACGACTCCTCATTCCACCACATTTCactctcaccaccaccaaactcaAAGcagccaccatcaacaccatcttcttcaacaccatcaccaccaccaattATCACCACAACCGCCAAAATGAAGCTCTTcccccatctcaccaccgACCTCTCCTCCTGGGCCCAACGCCAACCCGTCTTCTTCACCGGCTCAGCCGGCAAACACGCCGCCCACATCAACGTCTCCCCCAAGGGCATGACCGACACGCACTTCGCCATCCTCACCCCCAACCGCTGCGCCTACATCGACCGCACCGGCTCCGGCTGCGAGACCATCTCCCACGCCTACGAGAACGGCCGCCTGTGCATAATGTTCATGTCCCTCGGCGACACCCCCCGCATCATGCGGCTCTTCTGCCGCGCCCGCGTCGTCGAGTACAACGACGCCGAGTTTGCGCCGCTCGTCCGCGCCATCGCCAAGGGAAAACGCGACGCCTTTGACGGGGCGCGCGCCGTCATCGTAGCTGACATATGGGAGGTGCAGACGTCGTGTGGGTATGGGGTGCCCCGTGTGAAGAGGGGTCTGTACgtggctggtgatgagaggCCGGAGGAGTTGCTGCAGAAGGGATTTAATGGTGAGGGCGTGGGCGAGAAGGGGAGGCTGGATGAGCTGTGTGTGTTTGAGGCGCGGCCGACTATGGATGTTATgctggcgaagaaggcggatGGGAATGGGATCAGGGAGTATCAGACGCTGAATAATAGGGATAGTATTGATGGGTTGCCGGGGTTGAGGGTTTGTAGGAGGGATGCTGGCGAggtgttgtggttggggGATCTGAGGGCgtgggtgaggagggttGCGAGGGATTGGgaggctttggtggtgggatTTGGGATGgcggttttggtgtttttgctgGGGAGGGTGATGGGCGTGGTTTAGATGGTTTGGTTTCAAATGTTTGCGGTGTGGTTGTGAAGGAGGTATGTGcttggtggtttggtctggGGTTTTTGATTGCATTCGTGGAGCTTGCGGTTTGGTTTGATTAGATTTGCTTTGGTTGTgtcttggagttggaggtgaTGTGTATTCAGTTTGAAGCGAAGTGTGTTGGAGACGGATCAGCATGAGGGATGTATAGATAGGAACCTGCTGCAAGAGTCCATTCCTCGAAACTGCAGTTAAATGTCGCCGTCTTTGGACCTGTGTCAATCTCGGGAGGTTACGGTCTGCCACGATGTAGATGAGAATGACCTTTTGTGAGCTATGTTGACAGGCAGGTTACTGGACGATAGTTGTCAGACAGCCTGTGGTTTATTAACTTTGGTAACTATATTCAACggggcatcatcatcgatTTAGCAGCTAGCAGTTGCCAGTAGTTCAGAGTTGGAGTTATCATGACCTATAAACTTGAAGACGGGATTACCATGCATTGAGTAGTTGTCCGTAGTCTAACTTGGAGTCACTATGACCTATAAACTAGATGATAAGGCATTTTCATCCATTCAGCAGTTGTCAACAGTTCAACTTGGAGTTGTCACGAGTTATAAACCACAGATGACTGATTCGGAAGTCTATGTAGAGTCGATTTCCGACTAATAGAGCATATTGTGTAAGCTAGCACCAAAACTCCTGATACACACACAAGGCTCATCACATCCATTCTATCCCTCAAACTTCAACATGGTCTTGCCATATACCCGTTACTCAGTCATACCCATCTCAACCCCAACTCATCAACTCAACATACGCCCCCAAACCTATAACCTCTAACCCATTCATCTCAAACTCacaaccacatcctcatGCTCATCCAACccttcccctcctccccgGCCTAAACCCCTCCATCACATTCCCATCATCAAAAAGCGCCGAAAGCCCAACCTCCGTCTGAAAAATATCCTGAAACTCATGCCCCGCGTTCCTCGCCAGCGCAAGCCTCAACCTCACCCTCCCACCACTCCAGTCCGGCAATCCCTCAAACCTGCCCGGAAACCCGCGCAGATCCTCCCCCGTCCTCGCCAACTCATGTACATACCTATACCAAACCAGATTCCGGTTCCTTCGCTTCCGCCCGCCCTGCATGACCGCTCGGCAGCCCTGATCACCACTACACGGATTCGTGTCGAGGTATCCCACCGTCGCAACGACATCCCGCGAGATGTACTGCTCGAAATACTGCCTCGGCGTCTTGCGCCCCGTAGATGTGCCCTTGAAGCCGGTGAAGCCATAGGGCCAGTGGTCGTATCTCTTGCAGGAGTCGATGGATGGGATAGAAGCGCCTTTTACGGAGGGCCGCTGGGCTGTGAAGTAGCTGCATGTTGCGGGATTGTTCTGCACATAGCGGATGTGTATGTTCGGGGGAGGGTCTTTGGCAGCAGCTGCGTATCGCTGTACGAGTTGCCCACCTGCACTTTGTCCTATGAATGTAATGTTTGTAAGGGCAGGATACTTTTCCGTGTTGGAAAACTCGTCAACGAGTGCTTCCAGGGCGTCAATGGATGTGAGATTCGTAGTGGGAGGGTAGTTGGCAGTCCGGCCGGCAATCCAAGCCCCTGGACTCGCCCACGAGAGCTCATCTTCACCGTGTAAGTCTGGCGTAAATCGATCGGAAAAGAGAATCGGCGCAACGGGAATAGCGTTCCTGCTTTTGAACCGCGTCCCGGCGAGTCCTTCCGACACGTTTCGCAGTCTCTCCCAATAGAGGCCCGCGTTGCTTAGTTTCCCGGCCACCATGATGAGCGCATGCTGTACGTCCTTTGCGTTATATTTTTCGGGTACAAAGACGGCAAGTTTCTCGCTGCTTGAGTTCTGGCTCGCTGAGATGGAAACCAGTTGAGCTCCGGGAGGCCGGTAGATGCATGTTTGGGGCTGAGCAGTTAGGAAACCATCTTTTTGCAATAGGATAATTGGGCAACTAACATCGCTGATTTTGAAGTTTTCGCAGTTTGCGCGAATGATGAGATCGTCTGGTGAGTTGGTGATTACATCTGGTGGTTTGTCGCAGAACTTGTGGCCATGAGCTACCCCGAGAAGACAGATACCCGACGCAACTTGTGTAAAAACTTTCCGCAGTATCATGGTTGCTGTATGATTTTGAATAAAATACAATTAGTACAGTTgcaagaaaataaaattTGTTGAACAATTGGCAACGCGGTGATAGTCATTTTGGCTTTAAGTTGGTTGTCAACATTCCTGTTGACGCAATAAGCATATCCACTTGGTTGAGGTCCGCTAATTATAGCATTCGCTGGAATTGGATCCTTTCAACTAGAGTAGGGATTCGCATGGCAGACGTCATTGAATGTTGTAGTTAGTTTGATAAGTATTTAGCTTCTCCCTAACCCATTCCATGTAGATCTGGGCAGATGGCAAGGTGCGCTTGGAATCTGCCACCTCTTGATATGGCGATGCGATTAAACATCGTTGAGACAATGTGTCTTCTCGTCGCGGATGGCGCTGACACCATGCTCACAGTCCCGTCGCGTTGGGTGAAGGTGGTTGGTATAATATTTTAAGTCTAGACTACGGGCCGTGAGATCCGTTTCATGTTGTGGAATTGAAGTATTATCCTGAGCTGAGTCGATCGTAGACATGGACCTGAAATAGCTGACTGTGCTAGTTGTCAGAGCCATCAAGACGAAATGCTGATTGAGAATCGAGAAAAcaacatgatggcttctgtAAATAATCACATACTCTATGGGCAATGTTTTAAGACACTGCGAGCAGCTATTCCTCGGGATCAGTTAAGATGAATCCCCGCTAAAAAGTCTACAGAAGTGACTTTCCTCCTCTTACAAAGTGTCACTCGGTAACGATCAATTCGCCTGGCCGCCTGTGGTCATCCGTACTGCTGTGCTGGGGCATCACACACCGTGCACAAGCTTCGGGTGAACATGTCGCCATTCCAACTCCAGCTGCAAACTGTCGTCAGATGTCGTACTTGTACGGCATGCCCGTTTCCTGTGCAGCATTACCTGGCACATTTAGATACGCTGGCAAGCATATTGTAATGCTATACCCGGCTGATCCCGTCAAGGGTGTTGTGTTGAATCAAAACTTGTAAGTGTATGCAGTTCTCAAGGCATTCATCTTCTCACCCTCCGGTGCTCGTTGCTGCAGCACCTGAAGCCGGAGCTGCCGCTGCAGTGGCCTGACCATTGGTAGCGGTGGAAGCGGCTTTTCCACCGCCCCGTCCTCTTCGGCCACGGCCTCCGGAtggcttttctttttccttgtccttgtccttctccttttcgCTGTTTGGTGTAGTGCTCTCTTTTCCCGCTGCCGCTGGCGCAGAAGCCGCAGGCTTTTTGTCCTTTCGCTCCAGCACCTGTACATTGGCCTGGCCGACTTGAATTGGGCTTGCAGAGACGGCCTTCACCAGAGCATCGTGCTCTGAAAAGTCGACATAAGCAAATCCCTTACGCTTGTCGATCTCAACGAGTGTGATATTTCCGAATGAGCCGAGAGCCTCCCTAAGCGACGCATCGTTGACTCCTTGCGAGGCGTTGACGTGCTTAACGAATGCGCGAATTGCATTTGCTGAGACAGAGGCCGACTTCTTCTGCGATGCTTGCTTGTTGTTACCTCTCTCTTTGCTCGCTTGTTTGCCGCTAGCGTTGGCATTCACCGCTGGTGCCGTGGCTGGCGGTTCGGCAGCCTTTTGATTGGTTTCGGCATcggtcttcttcttcagaaTAACTGGAGGGTTGGCAGCCGTCGGTTGTGCAGCTGGAGTCTCGTTACCTGCTGCCTTGCCCTTATCGACTGCACCCTTCCCACCACGGTTTCTCCGCCCGGTTTGTGGTTTTGAAGTAACTGGACTTTCTGGACGACTCTTCGGAGTTTGTGCTGCGGCATCGGCCGGTGTCGGCTGCGTTGACGCTGTTGCGGCGGTAGCAGTGTCCGTGGAATTGCCGTTGCTCTCCTTAGTTGCAGAGGTTGCCGCCTTCGCATCCGcttcagccttggcagcatcgTGACGTGCCCGCCGATGTGCGCTTCCTGGGCTAAGACCAAGGTCTCGCTGCAAGATTCTAGCAGCCGCAGCAATTCCAGCTCGTCGGCTCTTTGGGGCGTCAGAGGACCCAGCAGCTGCAGCGTTAGAAGCAGCGTTCGCCGTCGCAATCTGATTCGCAGCTTTCTTTGCCCCTTCGGCAGCTTGCTCCGTTgcagccttcttggtcaGAATCTTCACCGTTTCCTTGGGTGCTTTCTCCTGCCTTTCGCCTCGTGAttccttgcccttcttcctaCCGGATGACTCGTCGTCCTTGGATCCACCCTTCCCTTTTCCAGATTTGGAGTTCTTTCCATCCTTCCCCTTGTTCgctttcttctccttcaagaATTCGACCAGCGGAGTGGTGGTGACTTTCGTGTCGGCTTTGGCAGACTCGgcagcctcttcaacatcgaTACTGTCCCTCATTGGCGCGGGATTAGCGAGGCCTTCGAGGAACGCCATGAATTCCGGGTCCTGGTCAATGGTGCCTTGCCGCGCGTCCGTCCGTTTCTTAGTACTGGGAACCTTTTTGTAAATTGAGAATTCCAACGTGGGCGGTCCAATTAATGATGGATTAGTGAATGTGGATTTTGCATCCTCCCATGTAGCAGTCCTTACAGCATCACTGAGGGGCATGATGTCATCTTTTCGCACCAAGTGAAGGTATGCCCGACCGGGGCGTGACGGCTTTGAGGGACTTTTTTCGATAAAAGTTAGTGACATGACAGATGAACGAACCTTGGGTCAGTGACATACTCGGTGGAAATCTTTCCAGTGACATAGCTAAACCAGTCCACCTTGCCTTTGGAGACTTCCCACTCGGGTCCAAGGATAGCAACAAATTCATCCCTTGTCATGCCCGGAGGCAATCGCCGAACAACTACCTTCTCTCCTTCATTCTGGGATTTGGATCGTGGAGATCTTGTTGCTACTTCTCCATCATTGGTACCCTGAGTAATGTTAGAATTTTCACACGTATAAAGCTTGAGGTTCTGGAGTACTTTAGTGGCCCCTGATCGTCTGTCACTGGCTCCTCGCCCCTTAGAAGACTTTGCCGTGTTGCCGGAGGTATCAGTTCCCTTGCCCTGTCCAATGTTCACGTAAGTCAGGGAGCTCTGATGTGGTGCCGGAGACTGGTCGCGACGGGCCTGTGATACCCTCACTCGCTGTCTCACCTTGGCTGGGTCTGATATTTGGCTGGCTGTGCCGCTAGATGTTCCGTTTGCCTTACGCGAAAGGACTTGTGGCGGCTGTGTGGACATGGCGCATGCTGGGTGCGAAGCTATCCACGTCGTGGGCCGGCACTCTTGCAGAACGGCGTGAGTTGCGAGGCGGCAATATATATtgaaaaagagaaaacaTGAAATGCAGGTAGGATTAGGTACAATTGAAGTCAAAGGtcttgatgagtttggctgAGGAGCCCCACAGGGCGGTGGAGCTGTGGTTGCCAAAAGCCTCTGCTGCCATGGACTGGAGTCACTAGACTGGCTTATGAGGAAGGGACAAAGAGGATTGGGTCACGTGGATGGTGGGATTGACGAAGACGTGCTGGATAGATCTTCCGAGGTTATCGGTTGATTTATTTACTTTTGAATTCGTGTTATTTGGAAGTAGGAAGAGATTTGAAAACTTTAAATTGCCGTAGCCGCAATATATAGGGAAAATGCAAATTGTACGAGgcatggttgtggtggcaaTCATACAAGCCGCGGCCAAAAGCATGCATCACTGCTCCGGTTGGGGCTGAATGGCACTCGGGACAAGGAAGATTCGTCATGGCATGCAAGTCTGGTCGCATGTATTACGAGAGTCCCATCAACTCAAGCACAGTAATTCTCCATTCACCGCAAAATACGGAGTGCCAGACCCCATTGATTTGACTCCCCTACTACCAGCCTGTGGCGCCAGCGACCTGCGCAAGTGCCTGTGCTACCCTGACCTCAGCTGCCACAGGCACCGCCCGTTGTGACATCAGGCCCGAAGAAGATCCGACTATCGCTCTTCGTTCCCTGATTACGACCTCAcgtccatccatcacagAACTAGGACGGTCCAACTCATCTGGTCCATCCTCTCCACGGGATTGCCACTATCCGTTACTACTGCTGTGGCGGTCTGTGATAATCCTTTCTTCGGCTTCGATTCCGACGAGGCTTCCCCCTTCCTTCGGAGCCTTCACGAATTATGGCGACAAACGTCCCTCGACCGGGCCCCGCCAACTTGGGTCCCAATGCGGGCTTGGACGAATGGCTGGAGGAAGCTAAACAATGCCACTATCTGCCCGAAAGGGCCATGAAGGAGTTGTGCGAGAAGGTGAAGGAGATACTTATGGAAGGTGAGTCTTCTTCCACTGTTGACACACAGTGACGAGGGGCGTCGCTGCGCAGCCGTTCCCCAAAACGGCGCTGACTGGTATTGGGAATATCAGAATCCAACATTCAACCCGTCTGCACGCCCGTCACAGTTTGCGGAGATATACACGGCCAGTTTTATGATCTTTTGGAGTTGTTCCgggtgtctggtggcatgcCGGGAGAGAGTAATGTTCAAGCGCCGAAAACAGCCACGACGGTCATCACATCCGACGACATCGAGCCGCCGAGCGAAATCACAAACCCCAAattgaggaagaagctgcGGTCTCCCGTGGGTGATACGAGTGGCGctgagggcgaggatgatgccgATGCGCCTGCTGGTTCTCGCCCAGGATCATCTTTATCAGGCACCAACGTCACATCTGTTCAGAGCGCGGAGACCCGGTTCATTTTCCTCGGAGACTTTGTCGACAGAGGCTACTTCAGTTTGGAGACCTTTACGTTACTTATGTGTTTGAAGGCCAAGTTAGTACTGACAAGGTCAAATCAATGATCCGTTGATAACTAACTTTTCTGCTCTAGGTACCCCGACCGAATTGTTCTCGTCCGTGGCAACCACGAATCCCGGCAAATCACACAGGTTTACGGCTTTTATGAAGAATGTCAGCAAAAATATGGAAACGCCTCGGTCTGGAAGGCTTGCTGCCACGTCTTTGATTTTCTCGTTCTTGCAGCCATTGTCGACGGCGAAGTACTATGTGTCCACGGTGGTCTGAGCCCTGAAATCAGAACGATTGACCAAATTCGCGTTGTTGCCCGTGCCCAGGAGATCCCCCACGAAGGAGCGTTTTGcgacttggtctggtcggaCCCCGAGGATGTCGAAACATGGGCCATCAGCCCACGAGGCGCCGGCTGGCTTTTTGGTGACAAGGTCGCCACCGAATTTAATCATGTAAACGGCTTGAAGTTGATTGCGCGAGCTCACCAGCTCGTCAATGAAGGTTACAAGGTATGGAGTACTTGAGTCAGGAAGGTCGTTTTCATCGCACGAGATGCTAACTGTCGACAGTATCATTTTGCTGAAAGCTCGGTTGTAACGGTTTGGTCTGCACCAAACTACTG
This window contains:
- a CDS encoding pyridoxamine phosphate oxidase family protein (similar to Metarhizium robertsii ARSEF 23 XP_007817973.2), producing MKLFPHLTTDLSSWAQRQPVFFTGSAGKHAAHINVSPKGMTDTHFAILTPNRCAYIDRTGSGCETISHAYENGRLCIMFMSLGDTPRIMRLFCRARVVEYNDAEFAPLVRAIAKGKRDAFDGARAVIVADIWEVQTSCGYGVPRVKRGLYVAGDERPEELLQKGFNGEGVGEKGRLDELCVFEARPTMDVMLAKKADGNGIREYQTLNNRDSIDGLPGLRVCRRDAGEVLWLGDLRAWVRRVARDWEALVVGFGMAVLVFLLGRVMGVV
- a CDS encoding nonsense-mediated mRNA decay protein (similar to Metarhizium acridum CQMa 102 XP_007806409.1); protein product: MSTQPPQVLSRKANGTSSGTASQISDPAKVRQRVRVSQARRDQSPAPHQSSLTYVNIGQGKGTDTSGNTAKSSKGRGASDRRSGATKGTNDGEVATRSPRSKSQNEGEKVVVRRLPPGMTRDEFVAILGPEWEVSKGKVDWFSYVTGKISTDPSKPSRPGRAYLHLVRKDDIMPLSDAVRTATWEDAKSTFTNPSLIGPPTLEFSIYKKVPSTKKRTDARQGTIDQDPEFMAFLEGLANPAPMRDSIDVEEAAESAKADTKVTTTPLVEFLKEKKANKGKDGKNSKSGKGKGGSKDDESSGRKKGKESRGERQEKAPKETVKILTKKAATEQAAEGAKKAANQIATANAASNAAAAGSSDAPKSRRAGIAAAARILQRDLGLSPGSAHRRARHDAAKAEADAKAATSATKESNGNSTDTATAATASTQPTPADAAAQTPKSRPESPVTSKPQTGRRNRGGKGAVDKGKAAGNETPAAQPTAANPPVILKKKTDAETNQKAAEPPATAPAVNANASGKQASKERGNNKQASQKKSASVSANAIRAFVKHVNASQGVNDASLREALGSFGNITLVEIDKRKGFAYVDFSEHDALVKAVSASPIQVGQANVQVLERKDKKPAASAPAAAGKESTTPNSEKEKDKDKEKEKPSGGRGRRGRGGGKAASTATNGQATAAAAPASGAAATSTGG
- a CDS encoding serine/threonine-protein phosphatase PP1-1 (similar to Aspergillus terreus NIH2624 XP_001214190.1) → MATNVPRPGPANLGPNAGLDEWLEEAKQCHYLPERAMKELCEKVKEILMEESNIQPVCTPVTVCGDIHGQFYDLLELFRVSGGMPGESNVQAPKTATTVITSDDIEPPSEITNPKLRKKLRSPVGDTSGAEGEDDADAPAGSRPGSSLSGTNVTSVQSAETRFIFLGDFVDRGYFSLETFTLLMCLKAKYPDRIVLVRGNHESRQITQVYGFYEECQQKYGNASVWKACCHVFDFLVLAAIVDGEVLCVHGGLSPEIRTIDQIRVVARAQEIPHEGAFCDLVWSDPEDVETWAISPRGAGWLFGDKVATEFNHVNGLKLIARAHQLVNEGYKYHFAESSVVTVWSAPNYCYRCGNVASIMTVDKDLNPRFSIFSAVPDDQRHVPASRRGPSDYFL
- a CDS encoding transmembrane protein (similar to Metarhizium acridum CQMa 102 XP_007806408.1), coding for MILRKVFTQVASGICLLGVAHGHKFCDKPPDVITNSPDDLIIRANCENFKISDVSCPIILLQKDGFLTAQPQTCIYRPPGAQLVSISASQNSSSEKLAVFVPEKYNAKDVQHALIMVAGKLSNAGLYWERLRNVSEGLAGTRFKSRNAIPVAPILFSDRFTPDLHGEDELSWASPGAWIAGRTANYPPTTNLTSIDALEALVDEFSNTEKYPALTNITFIGQSAGGQLVQRYAAAAKDPPPNIHIRYVQNNPATCSYFTAQRPSVKGASIPSIDSCKRYDHWPYGFTGFKGTSTGRKTPRQYFEQYISRDVVATVGYLDTNPCSGDQGCRAVMQGGRKRRNRNLVWYRYVHELARTGEDLRGFPGRFEGLPDWSGGRVRLRLALARNAGHEFQDIFQTEVGLSALFDDGNVMEGFRPGRRGRVG